In one window of Primulina tabacum isolate GXHZ01 chromosome 8, ASM2559414v2, whole genome shotgun sequence DNA:
- the LOC142554797 gene encoding cysteine proteinase inhibitor 1-like codes for MQLKSCPLLYVILLILVASFYYQALAISPSTIFGNWQPIPNVNVPEVLEIARFAVSEHNKKANVQLEFVKAVKGETQVVEGTNYRLVIIANDKAAGNAPGNYEAVVWDMPWKHFRELSSFVKV; via the coding sequence atgcaactcaaatcttgccCTCTTCTCTATGTGATCCTCTTGATATTGGTGGCTTCATTTTATTACCAAGCCTTGGCCATTTCGCCTAGTACCATCTTTGGCAACTGGCAGCCGATTCCGAACGTTAACGTGCCAGAGGTGTTGGAAATTGCTAGATTCGCGGTGTCGGAGCACAACAAGAAGGCTAACGTGCAGTTGGAGTTTGTAAAGGCGGTGAAGGGTGAAACCCAAGTAGTTGAAGGTACGAATTACAGATTGGTCATCATCGCGAATGATAAGGCTGCCGGCAATGCGCCAGGAAACTACGAGGCTGTGGTCTGGGACATGCCTTGGAAGCATTTCAGGGAACTAAGCTCTTTTGTGAAAGTTTAA